A stretch of DNA from Trueperaceae bacterium:
CCGGACGGACTCCGGCTGGAGAACGATCTCGTGAGCGTCACGATCCGCGGCGACGGCGACGTGGAGTTGCGCGACCGCCGGTCCGGCGAGCGCTACGCGCTGAAGCTGCGCCTGGAGGACCAGGCCGACGCAGGCGACGAGTACGACTTCTCGCCCGTGCCAGGCGACGGGCCCGCCTACTTCTCCGACCCGTGCCGACCCCCGCGCCTGGTCACGAGCGGCCCGGTAGTGGCGAGCGCGCGCCTCGAGTACGCGCTCGAGCTGCCGGAACGCTTGAGCGACGACAGGGCCGGACGGACGGGGAGGGTGACGTTGCCCGTCACGCTCGACCTGACCCTCCACGCGGACGACCCCCTGCTGCGCGTGAGCGTCGGCTTCACCAACACGGCTTCCGACCACCGCCTCCGGCTGCGGCTCGCCACGGGCACGCCCAGCGAGACGGTGTGGGCCGACGGTCACTTCGACGTGTTGGAGCGGACCGTTCGGCCCGTCGGCGGCTTGGGCTGGTTCCAAACGCCGCCCCCTACCAACCACCAGCGGCGCTTCGTCGCCGTCTCGGGCGCGGGGCGCGGCCTCGCCGTCCTCGACCGGGGCCTGCCGGAGTACGAGGCGTTCAACGGCGAGGGCGGCACGGAGCTGGCCGTCACGCTCGTGCGCTCCGTCGGCTGGCTGTCTCGCACCGACCTGCTGAGCCGCCCGCAAGGCGCCGGGCCGCTCCTGCCGACGCCCGAAGCGCAGTGCCTAGGCGAGCACCGTTGCGAGTTGGCCGTCTACCCCTTCTCCGGGCCGTGGTGGGAGAGCGACCTCCTGCGGCGCGCGCAAGAGTTCACCGCTCCACCCCTAACCGCCCCGGGAGCTTCCGCGGGCGCCGGCGCGGGGCTCCTGCGCGTCGAGGGTCCCTTCGACCTCTCGGCCGTCAAGCGCTCCGAGGAGCGCCAGAGCCTCATCGTCCGCGTCGCGAACCCGGCGCCCGTCGCCGCCACGGGCCGGCTGCGGCTCGGCAGGCCGGTGAGCGCGGTCTACGCGACGCGCCTGGACGAGACGCGCCTGGAGGAGCTGGGCGCGAACCAGGACATCCCCCTGCAGCTCGGGCCGCGCAGCGTGGCCAGCTTCGAGTTCGTTCCGGAAGGGGGGTGATGCCAAGCAACGCGAGTGGAGCGCCACGGTTCAGGGAAGGCAACCGCCCTTAGCAACGTTCAACCTCATCGGAGGCAACACATGAAGAAACGCATCACCGCGCTGGTCACCCTGCTCGTCTTGGGCGCCATGCTGTCGCCGGCGTTCTCGCAGTCGCTCAGCGTCGTCTGCCGCTGCGTGGCCGGCGGCGCGAACTCCAACCAGGTCGCCTGGCTCAAGGAGTACGTCATCCCGGAGTTCGAGAAGGCGCACGCCGGGGTGAGCGTCACGCTCAACGAGTTCGGCGGCACCGACGACGCCCTGAAGCAGCAGTACGCCCTCGACCTCTCCGTAGGCAAGGGTAACGACGTCATGGGCTTCGACGGCTTCTGGATCCCCGAGTTCGCCAGCGGCAACCTCCTCAAGCCCCTCAACGCCGTGGCCGGCTCCGCCGTCGACGGTTGGGAAGGCTGGAACCACATCGCCCCCGGCATCCAGAGCATCCTCAGCTACGGCGGCGATATCTACGGCATCGCCAACGGCACGGACGTCCGCATGATCTTCTACCGCAAGGACATCCTCGCGCAGGCCGGCGTAGCCAACGCCGACGCCTGGCAGCCCACCTCGTGGGCCGACATCGCCGACGCCGCCGCCAAGGTCCTGGCAGCGTTCCCCGACAGCGCGCCCCTCCAGATCAACGCGGGCACGAGCATGGGCGAGGCGACGACCCTGCAGGGCTACTACATGCTCCTCCTCGGCACGGGCGAAGAGCCGTTCATGGACGGCAAGTGGGTCGTCC
This window harbors:
- a CDS encoding extracellular solute-binding protein; the protein is MKKRITALVTLLVLGAMLSPAFSQSLSVVCRCVAGGANSNQVAWLKEYVIPEFEKAHAGVSVTLNEFGGTDDALKQQYALDLSVGKGNDVMGFDGFWIPEFASGNLLKPLNAVAGSAVDGWEGWNHIAPGIQSILSYGGDIYGIANGTDVRMIFYRKDILAQAGVANADAWQPTSWADIADAAAKVLAAFPDSAPLQINAGTSMGEATTLQGYYMLLLGTGEEPFMDGKWVVRSQGILDTLNFYREIYVDHAYGSQRVQLVNDGRNQSFANFRDGKTAMLVEGDYFYRSVTPAGSEFAVENRDEVMGWAKMPSETPGSGIRGQDFVSASGGTGWVLNPNTANPQLAWEFLAFMNSKGARDVWMTYQPGIPARDDVPVPNNAFLTDTAAALLPLTVSRPNNDYYAKVSEQIQLMTENVVSGQMTPQQAMDAYAAAVTGIVGADATVDLLAH